Proteins found in one Zea mays cultivar B73 chromosome 1, Zm-B73-REFERENCE-NAM-5.0, whole genome shotgun sequence genomic segment:
- the LOC103643558 gene encoding uncharacterized protein LOC103643558 gives MGKAGRWLKSILAGRKSGVRDKALRHQQQQGDATPLPAASSPREKRRWSFRRPATAPTKQEGKANNAAPSPLSSLEPSARELDQSEHAVAAAAAATEVARLTAADESHLSVSCCPVEEAAAVRIQATFRGYLARKALCALRGLVKLQALVRGQLVRRQANATLRRMQALVDAQSRLRAQRARMLDADHATPPAAYQRRSPHHPIPMRRSSYEAMDRSGEEHVKVVEMDAGDPARRGRSSCSAAATESRERRLAEYYHHGGGGQCSPAPFLFAPDLSPQRGDSGHLEDVFAFDPAATARSSPYVAPYDDAADAYGVVPSYMANTESSRAKVRSQSAPRQRTDAALERQPSRRRAQQGAPRKMQRSSSHVGVPAAAAYGYPAQPWAGVRLDRSSASLVGSECGSTSSVLTAATVGYCRSLVGFEVHRGHY, from the exons ATGGGGAAGGCGGGGCGGTGGCTCAAGAGCATCTTGGCGGGGAGGAAGAGCGGCGTCAGAGACAAGGCGCTGCGgcatcagcagcagcaaggcgacGCCACTCCGCTGCCGGCCGCGAGCAGCCCCCGGGAGAAGAGGCGCTGGAGCTTCAGGCGGCCCGCGACGGCGCCCACGAAGCAGGAGGGGAAGGCCAATAACGCGGCGCCGTCCCCGTTGTCGTCGCTGGAGCCGTCGGCGCGGGAGCTCGACCAGAGCGAGCACGCcgtggcagcggcggcggctgccACCGAGGTGGCTCGTCTGACGGCTGCTGACGAGAGCCATCTGTCAGTCAGCTGCTGCCCCGTCGAGGAGGCGGCCGCCGTCAGGATCCAGGCCACCTTCAGAGGCTATCTG GCTCGGAAGGCGCTGTGCGCGCTGCGCGGACTAGTGAAGCTGCAGGCGCTGGTCAGGGGCCAGCTGGTGAGGAGGCAGGCCAACGCCACGCTCCGCCGCATGCAGGCCCTCGTCGACGCGCAGTCCCGCCTGCGCGCCCAGCGCGCGCGCATGCTGGACGCGGACCACGCCACGCCGCCAGCGGCCTACCAGCGCCGCTCACCGCACCATCCCATTCCGATGCGCCGCAGCTCCTAC GAGGCGATGGACCGGTCGGGGGAGGAGCACGTGAAGGTCGTGGAGATGGACGCCGGCGACCCGGCGCGACGCGGGCGGAGCAGCTGCTCGGCGGCGGCCACCGAGTCCAGGGAGCGCCGCCTCGCCGAGTACTACCAccacggcggcggcgggcagtgcTCGCCCGCGCCGTTCCTCTTCGCCCCCGACCTCAGCCCGCAGCGcggcgacagcggccacctggagGACGTGTTCGCGTTCGACCCCGCGGCGACGGCGCGCAGCAGCCCGTACGTGGCCCCCTacgacgacgccgccgacgcctaCGGCGTCGTCCCGAGCTACATGGCCAACACCGAGTCGTCCCGCGCCAAGGTCCGGTCCCAGAGCGCGCCGCGCCAGCGCACCGACGCGGCGCTGGAGCGCCAGCCCAGCAGGCGCCGCGCCCAGCAGGGCGCGCCCAGGAAGATGCAGCGCTCGTCGTCGCACGTCGGCGTGCCGGCGGCGGCCGCGTACGGGTACCCGGCGCAGCCGTGGGCGGGCGTCAGGCTGGACCGGTCCAGCGCGTCGCTGGTGGGCAGCGAGTGCGGCTCGACCAGCTCCGTGCTCACCGCGGCCACCGTCGGCTACTGCCGCTCGCTCGTCGGATTCGAG GTCCACCGGGGCCACTACTGA